In Triticum aestivum cultivar Chinese Spring chromosome 5B, IWGSC CS RefSeq v2.1, whole genome shotgun sequence, the following proteins share a genomic window:
- the LOC123115574 gene encoding translation initiation factor IF-2, which produces MGLNSPFYMRSSTWQRLSSLLPLSLPGPPTCSPPHTPILSLSRGRAPLSSLLLLLLRGTRHAAALASPRPARHRCRLATHRSEAWPSRAPPTAGPDAPVEMAHTPPAPPLPARRCRSSTLVRRRHGRARGARAQCRHGPARTGRPAGMTPAPQMMSASSAGGDELQGRVGRVMQGRLEGPGMGRGSGARGGSTSASSRPLQAAYALSRGRRAASTDRDDGTPGRVCHKMAGRGAVQDEVRARTSSSSALPRSGRGGGSPAPARGGRGVQHEGGQAGERVRRRLGA; this is translated from the coding sequence ATGGGGCTTAATTCGCCGTTTTACATGCGCTCATCCACCTGGCAGCGTCTCTCTTCTCTCCTGCCCCTTTCCCTCCCTGGCCCACCCACGTGCTCCCCTCCACACACacccatcctctctctctctcgaggccgggctcctctctcttctcttctccttCTCTTGCTTCGCGGCACCCGGcacgccgccgccctcgcctcgcCGCGCCCGGCTCGCCACCGCTGTCGCCTCGCCACGCACAGGTCCGAAGCATGGCCATCACGTGCTCCTCCTACAGCTGGGCCGGACGCGCCGGTGGAAATGGCGCACACGCCGCCCGCGCCTCCTCTTCCTGCTCGCCGCTGCCGCTCCTCCACGCTGGTGCGGCGCCGACACGGGCGAGCTCGCGGTGCGCGGGCGCAGTGCAGGCACGGGCCTGCCCGAACGGGTCGGCCGGCGGGGATGACGCCGGCGCCCCAGATGATGTCGGCCTCGTCGGCCGGCGGGGACGAGCTCCAGGGTCGGGTCGGCCGCGTGATGCAGGGGCGGCTCGAGGGACCGGGCATGGGGCGAGGGAGTGGGGCACGGGGCGGCTCgacgtcggcctccagccgcccgCTGCAGGCCGCCTACGCGCTGAGCCGCGGCCGGCGCGCGGCCAGCACGGACAGGGACGATGGGACCCCCGGCAGGGTATGTCACAAGATGGCTGGGCGAGGCGCTGTACAAGATGAGGTGCGCGCGCGGACGAGCTCCTCGTCGGCCCTGCCGCGGAGCGGACGCGGCGGCGGCTCGCCAGCCCCGGCGCGGGGCGGACGCGGCGTTCAACATGAAGGCGGTCAAGCGGGCGAGCGAGTGAGGCGTCGACTGGGGGCTTAA